One stretch of Tenacibaculum sp. MAR_2010_89 DNA includes these proteins:
- a CDS encoding sensor histidine kinase, producing MINNQKDLFFIVAYAIMFLFIFLIAIIVFILKSRKDRINIEEKKKEIELIAKQKTILLKEIHHRVKNNLQLISGLLYLQSVKHKNDEVSAMIDESQKHINSIALVHEMLYKDDTISLVSMEKYLKELGTQLLQVSSQKKITYKLNILDVSLPVDYATTLGLIVNELITNSLKYALTSQNGIVKLSLKEIHKNEYLFKYSDNGSGYIAKKDNNNSLGQRLIKMLAEEIEADLKIENEKGLTYIFNFKID from the coding sequence ATGATTAATAATCAGAAAGATTTGTTTTTTATTGTAGCTTATGCAATCATGTTTTTGTTTATTTTTTTAATAGCAATCATTGTTTTTATACTTAAATCTAGAAAGGATAGAATTAACATAGAAGAGAAAAAGAAAGAAATAGAATTAATTGCGAAGCAAAAAACTATTCTACTTAAAGAAATTCACCATAGAGTTAAAAACAACTTACAATTAATTTCAGGACTCTTGTATTTGCAATCAGTTAAACACAAAAATGATGAAGTATCAGCAATGATAGATGAGTCTCAAAAACATATAAATTCGATTGCTCTAGTTCATGAAATGTTATATAAAGATGATACTATTTCGTTAGTTTCAATGGAAAAGTATTTAAAAGAACTAGGAACTCAATTGCTACAAGTTTCATCTCAAAAAAAAATAACTTATAAGTTAAATATTTTAGATGTTTCTTTACCTGTAGATTATGCAACAACCCTTGGATTGATAGTAAATGAATTGATAACTAATTCATTAAAATATGCTCTAACTTCTCAAAACGGAATTGTAAAATTGTCATTAAAAGAGATTCATAAAAATGAGTATTTATTTAAGTATTCTGATAATGGTAGCGGTTATATAGCTAAAAAAGATAATAATAATTCACTTGGTCAGAGATTGATAAAAATGCTAGCTGAAGAAATAGAAGCCGATTTAAAAATTGAAAATGAAAAAGGATTGACTTATATTTTTAACTTTAAAATAGATTAA
- a CDS encoding LytTR family DNA-binding domain-containing protein gives MEAPIKVYIVEDIAISRMSLETMLLENNYIVSGSAAKAEVAWIDIQQTKPNLILLDINLSGDKNGIWLAQKVRENFKIPIVYLTAYGDQQTLKEVLETKPNGYLMKPYQEATLLTTITIALNNFLESEKEREVFKENNDSDVFIFIKDRAMKVKINTNDIYYIKSDGNYLEIKLKEKKYVVRNKLMEFKKQLPHTIFFQSHQRYLVNISKIKVVGKDYVSINDENIPLSLKYKKEVEQVLIVK, from the coding sequence TTGGAAGCACCTATAAAAGTATACATAGTTGAAGATATTGCTATATCAAGAATGTCATTAGAAACAATGTTATTAGAAAATAACTATATCGTATCTGGTTCAGCTGCTAAAGCAGAAGTTGCTTGGATTGATATTCAACAAACAAAACCAAATTTAATTTTATTAGATATTAATTTATCAGGAGATAAAAATGGTATTTGGTTGGCTCAAAAGGTTAGAGAAAATTTTAAAATACCAATAGTTTATTTAACTGCTTATGGAGATCAGCAAACGTTAAAAGAAGTATTAGAAACAAAGCCTAATGGTTATTTAATGAAGCCTTATCAAGAGGCAACATTATTAACAACAATTACTATTGCATTAAATAATTTTTTAGAAAGCGAAAAAGAAAGAGAGGTATTTAAAGAAAACAATGATTCTGATGTTTTTATCTTCATAAAAGATAGAGCTATGAAAGTAAAAATAAATACGAATGATATTTATTATATAAAATCTGATGGGAACTATTTAGAAATTAAGTTAAAAGAAAAAAAATACGTTGTAAGAAATAAATTAATGGAATTTAAAAAACAACTTCCTCATACAATATTCTTTCAAAGTCACCAAAGGTACCTAGTAAACATAAGTAAAATTAAGGTGGTTGGAAAAGATTATGTTTCCATAAATGATGAAAATATTCCACTTTCTTTAAAATATAAAAAAGAAGTAGAGCAAGTATTAATCGTTAAATAG
- a CDS encoding T9SS type A sorting domain-containing protein → MLFFLLMISGLKAQQAIITSGGSVKSSDGSLTYTIGSFAYQTYSNVNGSITEGVQQPFEISTVLGTDLEEVKLQLKAFPNPTIENLTLSVGNYINENLSYQLYDIQGKFIQQEDFETNKTVISMLNLPAGAYLLSVYDKNRLMKIFKIIKN, encoded by the coding sequence ATGCTGTTTTTTTTACTAATGATTAGTGGATTAAAAGCGCAACAAGCAATTATTACTTCTGGAGGTAGTGTTAAAAGTAGTGATGGTAGCTTAACTTATACGATTGGAAGCTTTGCTTATCAAACATATTCAAATGTAAACGGTTCTATAACTGAGGGAGTACAACAACCTTTTGAAATATCGACAGTTTTAGGAACCGATTTAGAGGAGGTTAAGCTGCAATTAAAAGCATTTCCAAACCCGACTATTGAAAATCTTACACTTAGCGTTGGGAATTATATAAATGAAAATTTAAGTTATCAACTTTATGATATCCAAGGAAAATTCATACAGCAAGAAGATTTTGAAACTAATAAAACAGTGATTAGTATGTTGAATTTACCAGCAGGTGCTTATTTATTAAGTGTATATGACAAAAATAGATTAATGAAGATATTTAAAATAATTAAAAACTAA
- a CDS encoding DEAD/DEAH box helicase, with product MISFQDLDLSNPLRNSIEDLGFINPTPIQEQAFSVVRSGKDVVGIAQTGTGKTFAYMLPILRDLKFSKQQHPRILVLVPTRELVVQVVDEIEKLAKYINLRVLGVYGGVNLNRHKEAVLQGTDIIVATPGRLYDLAISRVLKLKSIQKVVIDEVDVMLDLGFRFQLLNIFELLPVRRQNVMFSATMTEDVEALIDDYFVGPKKIAIAVSGTPLDNIEQVAYNVPNFYTKINLLLELLFDKNEFGKVLIFAPNKRNADRIFNLVEDEFPNQSCVIHSNKTQNYRLRSIEEFNNGNHRILIATDVIARGLDLNEITHVINFNPTQYPENYMHRIGRTGRAERKGKSILFATENEQKVKLAIEELMDYKIPLVEIPEQVVISKELTEEERPSEDRDQSKNRTSQEYVPGPAFHEKKEKNKKVNLGGSYRREIVKKYKKPKTRGDKNYNKRNKKK from the coding sequence ATGATCTCTTTTCAAGATTTAGATTTATCAAATCCACTAAGAAATTCCATTGAAGACTTAGGATTTATCAACCCAACACCAATACAAGAACAAGCTTTTTCGGTTGTTCGTTCAGGTAAAGATGTAGTAGGTATTGCGCAAACAGGTACAGGAAAAACATTTGCTTATATGTTACCTATTTTAAGGGATTTAAAGTTCTCTAAACAACAGCATCCTAGAATATTAGTGTTAGTACCTACAAGAGAATTAGTAGTTCAGGTGGTAGATGAAATTGAAAAGCTAGCAAAGTATATAAACTTACGTGTTTTAGGAGTTTATGGTGGTGTAAATTTAAATCGTCATAAAGAAGCAGTTTTACAAGGAACTGATATTATAGTTGCAACACCAGGTCGTTTATATGATTTGGCAATAAGCAGAGTGTTGAAACTAAAATCTATTCAAAAAGTAGTTATAGATGAAGTAGATGTAATGTTAGATTTAGGTTTTCGTTTTCAATTGTTGAATATTTTTGAATTATTGCCAGTAAGACGTCAAAATGTAATGTTTTCAGCAACAATGACTGAAGATGTTGAAGCGTTAATAGACGATTACTTTGTTGGGCCTAAAAAAATAGCAATTGCAGTAAGTGGAACACCTCTAGATAATATAGAGCAAGTAGCTTATAATGTACCTAATTTTTATACTAAAATTAATTTATTGTTGGAGTTACTATTCGATAAAAATGAATTTGGTAAAGTGTTAATTTTTGCTCCAAATAAGAGGAATGCTGACAGGATATTTAATTTAGTTGAAGATGAATTTCCAAATCAATCTTGTGTAATACACTCTAATAAAACTCAAAATTACCGTTTACGATCAATTGAAGAATTTAATAATGGAAATCATAGGATTTTAATCGCTACTGATGTGATAGCTAGAGGGTTAGATTTAAATGAGATTACTCATGTAATTAATTTTAATCCAACTCAATACCCTGAAAACTATATGCATAGAATTGGTCGTACAGGTCGTGCTGAGCGTAAAGGGAAGTCTATTTTATTTGCAACTGAAAATGAACAAAAGGTAAAGTTAGCGATAGAAGAACTGATGGATTATAAAATACCACTAGTTGAAATTCCTGAACAAGTAGTAATATCTAAAGAATTAACTGAAGAAGAAAGACCAAGTGAAGATAGAGATCAGTCAAAAAATAGAACCTCACAAGAGTATGTTCCAGGTCCTGCTTTTCATGAAAAGAAGGAAAAAAATAAGAAAGTGAATTTAGGTGGGTCTTATAGAAGGGAAATAGTAAAAAAATATAAGAAACCTAAAACGAGAGGGGATAAGAATTACAATAAGCGCAATAAGAAAAAATAA
- a CDS encoding Na(+)-translocating NADH-quinone reductase subunit F, which translates to MQRLTEQELHNLGMNIVGKKLQEKGYEFVAINSTLKKHPQFVLFKKGEPTIFVLVNVTQNIQNPEDYDVLWMETFKEHAKKQNAKIWYAGIGIANAESVDLPVFKNQPYYVAFNDFLTIL; encoded by the coding sequence ATGCAAAGACTTACCGAGCAAGAATTGCACAATTTAGGGATGAATATTGTAGGGAAAAAACTACAAGAAAAAGGGTATGAATTTGTTGCAATTAATAGCACTTTAAAAAAACATCCTCAATTTGTATTGTTTAAAAAAGGAGAGCCAACAATCTTTGTATTAGTAAACGTAACTCAAAACATACAAAACCCAGAAGACTACGATGTTTTATGGATGGAAACATTTAAAGAGCATGCAAAAAAGCAAAATGCGAAAATATGGTATGCAGGTATAGGAATAGCAAATGCTGAAAGTGTTGACTTGCCAGTGTTTAAAAACCAACCATATTATGTTGCTTTTAATGATTTTTTAACCATTTTATAA
- a CDS encoding uracil-DNA glycosylase family protein — MNELLEEVRGCDICKNYITPRPVVFANEKSKILIIGQAPGTRVHASGIPWDDASGKQLRKWLDVTNDQFYNVDNFGIIPMGFCYPGKGKTGDLPPRKECAPQWHKLLLNKMPNVELVLLIGMYAQKYYLKDKAEKTLTNTVSNYQKYLPNYFVLPHPSPRNRFWLTKNPWFEKNILPELKNQINKLL; from the coding sequence ATGAATGAATTACTAGAAGAGGTTAGAGGTTGTGATATTTGTAAAAATTATATTACACCTAGGCCAGTAGTTTTTGCAAATGAGAAATCTAAAATATTAATTATTGGGCAAGCACCTGGAACTAGAGTTCATGCTTCTGGTATCCCTTGGGACGATGCTAGTGGAAAACAACTCAGAAAATGGTTAGACGTTACTAATGATCAATTTTATAATGTAGATAATTTTGGAATCATTCCTATGGGATTTTGTTATCCTGGTAAAGGAAAAACGGGAGATTTACCGCCTAGAAAAGAATGTGCTCCACAATGGCATAAGTTATTGTTAAATAAAATGCCAAATGTAGAGCTAGTATTATTAATAGGAATGTATGCTCAAAAATATTATTTAAAAGATAAAGCTGAAAAAACGTTAACCAATACAGTTAGTAATTATCAAAAATATCTTCCAAATTATTTTGTATTACCACATCCATCTCCTAGAAATCGTTTCTGGTTAACTAAAAATCCTTGGTTTGAAAAAAATATTCTCCCTGAACTTAAAAATCAAATAAATAAATTACTTTAA
- the polA gene encoding DNA polymerase I has translation MANRKRLFLLDAYALIFRGYYAFIKNPRINSKGLDTSAVLGFTNSLLDVIKREKPDYLAVCFDKGGSVDRVEAFPEYKANRQETPEAIKIAVPYIEKILEAMNIPAIVKTGYEADDIIGTLAKKAEKAGLETYMVTPDKDFAQLVSEHIFMYKPPRMGNGYEKWGIEEVKDKFGVEHPEQVIDYLGMMGDAVDNIPGLPGVGDKTAKKFLAAYGSMEGLFENIDQLKGKMKEKVEANQELGLLSKQLATIMLDVPVDLEEDKLIFEQPNFEKTTEIFSELEFRRLVENLKKTYNFSVETKSQTETTTTKTTQTTDNQQFDLFATPGSGTVSEENNINGFKTIENTNHLYQLVNTPLSRKLLLKKLEQQTSVCFDTETTGLKSLEVELIGISFSWEVGKGYYITFPENQEETQTIIEEFLPFFENEKIEKIGHNLKYDIKVLSNYNIPVKGKLFDTMIAHYLINPDMRHNMDILSETYLNYQPVSITELIGKKGKNQLSMRQVELSKQSEYAVEDADITLQLKKHFTKELESGNVTKLFNDVETPLVSVLTAMEIEGINLNIDFLNSLSTELTNDIQELEKRIFEQAGEEFNIGSPKQLGIVLFENMKLVDKPKKTKTGQYSTAEDVLSNLAKDHKIIEDILLYRQYKKLQSTYVDALPNEVNPKTKRVHTVYAQAVAATGRLSSNNPNLQNIPIRTKRGQEVRKAFIPKDKNHVLLAADYSQIELRIIAALSEEETMIKAFKDGEDIHASTASKVFNVPIEEVTREQRSNAKTVNFGIIYGVSAFGLSNQTSLSRKEAKSLIDAYYETYPKLRNYISKQVDFAREHGYVETILERRRYLKDINSRNAIVRGAAERNAVNAPIQGSAADIIKLAMINIHNRFKQENFTSKMLLQVHDELVFDAHKDELEVIKPIIKEEMENAFKLSVPLDVEIGIGDNWLEAH, from the coding sequence ATGGCAAATAGAAAACGACTTTTTTTACTGGATGCATACGCTTTAATTTTTAGAGGATATTATGCTTTTATCAAAAACCCAAGGATAAATTCAAAAGGGCTAGACACTTCAGCAGTTTTAGGCTTTACAAATTCTCTTTTAGATGTAATAAAAAGAGAGAAACCTGACTATTTAGCCGTTTGTTTTGATAAAGGAGGAAGTGTTGATAGAGTAGAAGCTTTTCCTGAATACAAAGCCAACAGACAAGAAACGCCTGAAGCAATAAAAATAGCAGTTCCTTATATTGAAAAAATATTAGAAGCCATGAACATCCCTGCTATTGTAAAAACAGGATATGAAGCTGATGATATTATAGGAACTCTTGCCAAAAAAGCTGAAAAAGCTGGTTTAGAAACTTACATGGTTACGCCAGATAAGGATTTTGCACAACTTGTTTCTGAACATATTTTCATGTACAAACCACCTAGAATGGGAAATGGATATGAAAAATGGGGAATTGAAGAAGTTAAAGACAAATTTGGAGTTGAACACCCTGAACAAGTTATTGATTATTTAGGAATGATGGGGGATGCAGTTGACAACATTCCTGGATTACCTGGAGTTGGAGATAAAACAGCAAAAAAATTCCTTGCGGCTTATGGTAGTATGGAAGGCTTATTTGAAAATATTGATCAGCTAAAGGGTAAAATGAAAGAAAAGGTAGAAGCTAATCAAGAATTAGGCTTACTTTCAAAACAACTAGCTACTATTATGCTAGATGTTCCTGTTGATTTAGAAGAGGATAAACTTATTTTTGAGCAACCTAATTTTGAAAAAACTACAGAAATATTTAGTGAATTGGAGTTTAGAAGATTAGTTGAAAACTTAAAAAAAACTTATAATTTTTCTGTCGAGACGAAAAGTCAAACAGAAACCACCACTACAAAAACTACACAAACAACTGATAATCAACAATTCGATTTATTTGCTACACCTGGAAGTGGAACAGTTTCTGAAGAAAACAATATTAACGGATTTAAAACGATTGAAAACACTAACCATCTTTATCAATTAGTAAATACTCCGTTAAGCAGAAAATTATTACTTAAAAAACTTGAACAACAAACTTCAGTGTGTTTTGATACTGAAACTACTGGTTTAAAATCTTTAGAAGTAGAATTAATTGGTATTTCTTTTTCTTGGGAAGTTGGAAAAGGATATTATATAACTTTTCCAGAAAACCAGGAAGAAACTCAAACTATTATTGAAGAGTTTCTACCTTTCTTTGAAAACGAAAAAATCGAGAAAATTGGTCATAATTTAAAATATGATATTAAAGTTTTATCAAATTATAACATTCCAGTAAAAGGAAAATTGTTTGATACTATGATTGCACATTATTTGATAAATCCAGATATGCGTCATAATATGGATATACTTTCTGAAACCTATTTAAATTACCAACCAGTTTCTATTACTGAATTAATTGGTAAAAAAGGAAAAAACCAACTTTCTATGCGTCAAGTTGAACTTTCAAAGCAAAGTGAATATGCCGTAGAAGATGCTGATATTACTTTACAACTTAAAAAGCATTTTACTAAAGAATTAGAAAGTGGCAACGTAACAAAGTTATTTAATGATGTTGAAACCCCTTTAGTGTCCGTTTTAACCGCCATGGAAATTGAAGGTATTAATTTAAATATTGATTTTTTAAATTCTTTATCAACTGAGTTAACAAATGACATTCAAGAATTAGAAAAACGAATTTTTGAACAAGCTGGTGAAGAGTTCAATATTGGTTCTCCAAAACAACTAGGAATTGTTTTATTTGAAAACATGAAACTAGTTGACAAACCTAAAAAAACTAAAACTGGTCAATATTCAACAGCTGAAGATGTATTATCAAACTTAGCTAAAGACCATAAAATAATAGAAGACATTTTATTATATCGTCAATATAAAAAACTACAAAGCACTTATGTTGATGCATTACCAAATGAAGTTAATCCGAAAACAAAAAGGGTTCATACAGTATACGCACAAGCAGTGGCAGCTACAGGAAGACTAAGTTCTAACAATCCTAACTTACAAAATATTCCAATTAGAACTAAAAGAGGACAAGAAGTACGTAAAGCTTTTATTCCAAAAGATAAAAACCATGTATTATTAGCTGCTGATTATAGTCAAATAGAGTTACGTATTATTGCTGCTTTAAGCGAAGAGGAAACAATGATTAAAGCTTTTAAAGATGGTGAAGACATTCATGCTTCAACTGCTTCAAAAGTATTTAATGTACCTATAGAAGAGGTAACTCGAGAACAACGTAGTAATGCTAAAACAGTAAATTTTGGAATTATCTATGGTGTTTCTGCATTTGGATTAAGTAATCAAACATCTTTAAGTAGAAAAGAAGCTAAATCTTTAATTGATGCTTACTATGAAACGTATCCTAAATTACGTAATTATATTTCTAAGCAAGTAGATTTTGCTCGTGAACATGGATATGTAGAAACTATTTTAGAAAGAAGACGTTACTTAAAGGACATAAATTCTCGTAATGCCATTGTACGTGGTGCTGCTGAACGAAATGCCGTAAATGCACCTATTCAAGGTAGTGCAGCTGACATTATTAAACTAGCAATGATTAATATCCACAACCGTTTTAAGCAAGAGAACTTTACTTCTAAAATGTTACTTCAAGTGCATGATGAACTAGTTTTTGATGCTCATAAAGATGAATTAGAGGTCATAAAACCTATAATAAAGGAAGAAATGGAGAATGCTTTTAAATTATCTGTTCCTTTAGATGTTGAAATTGGTATTGGAGATAATTGGTTAGAAGCTCATTAA
- a CDS encoding metallophosphoesterase, with product MPRWISFLIIASLIIIVFEAYAFQAIKMLTKNKMIRYGWLFVGALAYINFFYVIFSTDRSSGQTRQFQWAVGFLLLILLPKLIMILFMLGEDIVRLIKKGISYFSSEETKVLGGRRKFIAQLALGLAAIPFASLLYGIFKGKYNYKVLKYELSFDDLPEAFDGFTITQITDIHSGSFDNKEKIEYAVDLVNKQQSDVILFTGDIVNNFAHEMDDWIPVFSQLKAPMGKYSILGNHDYGDYSKWKNKEDKKENFEAIKNIHPKIGFDLLLNEHRYIEKEGQKIALVGVENWGKGFNQAGDLKKASVGVDKEDFKVLMSHDPSHWEYKVKKDDFNYQLTLSGHTHGLQFGIEIPGFFKWSPSQYVYKQWAGLYEEFGRYVNVNRGFGYHAFPGRVGIWPEITVIELKKA from the coding sequence ATGCCTCGTTGGATTTCCTTCTTAATTATTGCTTCTTTAATAATTATTGTTTTTGAAGCTTATGCTTTTCAAGCAATTAAAATGCTAACTAAAAATAAAATGATCAGGTATGGATGGTTATTTGTAGGTGCCTTAGCATATATTAATTTTTTTTATGTAATTTTTTCTACAGACAGAAGCTCAGGGCAAACTCGCCAATTTCAATGGGCAGTAGGTTTTTTGTTGTTAATTTTATTACCAAAATTGATAATGATTCTTTTTATGTTAGGAGAAGATATAGTAAGGTTGATAAAAAAGGGGATTTCTTATTTTTCATCTGAAGAAACAAAAGTATTAGGAGGTAGAAGAAAGTTTATAGCTCAATTGGCATTAGGTTTGGCTGCAATTCCTTTTGCAAGTTTATTGTATGGGATTTTTAAAGGAAAATATAATTATAAGGTATTAAAATATGAATTAAGTTTTGATGATTTACCTGAAGCTTTTGATGGTTTTACAATAACACAAATAACAGATATTCATTCTGGAAGTTTTGATAATAAAGAAAAAATTGAATATGCCGTTGATTTAGTTAATAAACAACAGTCAGATGTTATTTTATTTACAGGTGATATAGTAAATAATTTTGCACATGAAATGGATGATTGGATTCCTGTTTTTTCTCAACTTAAAGCTCCAATGGGAAAATATTCAATTTTAGGAAATCATGATTATGGTGATTATTCAAAGTGGAAAAATAAAGAAGATAAAAAAGAGAATTTTGAAGCAATTAAAAATATTCATCCAAAAATAGGGTTTGATTTATTGCTAAATGAGCATAGATATATAGAAAAAGAAGGACAAAAAATAGCACTAGTTGGAGTTGAAAACTGGGGTAAAGGTTTTAACCAAGCTGGAGATTTAAAAAAGGCGTCTGTAGGAGTTGATAAAGAGGATTTTAAAGTTTTAATGAGTCATGATCCAAGTCATTGGGAATACAAAGTAAAAAAAGATGATTTTAATTATCAGTTAACATTAAGTGGTCATACTCATGGGTTGCAATTTGGAATTGAAATTCCTGGTTTTTTTAAATGGAGTCCGTCTCAATATGTGTACAAACAGTGGGCTGGATTATATGAAGAATTTGGTAGATATGTTAATGTGAATAGAGGTTTTGGATATCATGCTTTTCCTGGTAGAGTTGGTATTTGGCCTGAAATAACTGTTATAGAGTTGAAAAAAGCCTAG
- a CDS encoding co-chaperone YbbN — protein MTKFGEIISVNKPVLIDFYADWSEFEPSIDTLRDVAAALGDRAKVIKIDIRKNEILADALRVKGNPTFMIYKNGEMKWRQTGEQDANTLIGLVQQYV, from the coding sequence ATGACAAAATTTGGTGAAATCATAAGTGTTAATAAACCTGTGTTAATTGATTTTTATGCTGATTGGAGTGAGTTTGAGCCAAGTATAGACACACTTCGTGATGTTGCTGCTGCTTTAGGTGATAGAGCAAAAGTTATAAAAATAGACATTAGAAAAAATGAGATTTTAGCAGATGCACTTCGTGTAAAGGGAAATCCAACATTTATGATCTATAAAAATGGAGAAATGAAGTGGCGCCAAACTGGAGAGCAAGATGCAAATACGCTTATAGGTTTAGTTCAACAATACGTTTAA
- a CDS encoding polysaccharide deacetylase family protein — translation MKFYTIKTPRIIKKLFSRYTWCFSSTKKEIYLTFDDGPIPVVTEFVLDQLKIYNAKATFFCIGDNIRKHPLIFNQILEEGHIIGNHTFNHLNGWKHSLKDYINNTKKAEGIIQKYSKEKVTTKLFRPPYGKIKRSQATELINKGYKIIMWDVLSADFDKNISKEECFENVIKNTNNGSIIVFHDSIKAKEKLYYALPKILEEYTKKGYLFKAIP, via the coding sequence TTGAAATTTTACACAATTAAAACACCACGTATAATCAAGAAATTATTTTCAAGATATACGTGGTGTTTTTCTTCTACTAAAAAAGAGATTTATTTAACTTTTGATGACGGACCTATTCCAGTAGTAACTGAATTTGTGTTAGATCAACTAAAAATATACAATGCAAAAGCTACTTTTTTTTGTATTGGTGACAATATTAGAAAACATCCTCTTATATTTAATCAAATTTTAGAAGAAGGTCATATTATAGGTAATCATACGTTTAATCATTTAAATGGCTGGAAACACTCCTTAAAAGATTACATAAACAATACAAAGAAAGCTGAGGGAATTATTCAGAAATATAGTAAAGAAAAAGTTACCACAAAGCTTTTTCGCCCACCGTATGGTAAAATAAAACGTTCACAAGCTACTGAACTTATAAATAAGGGGTATAAAATTATAATGTGGGATGTTCTTTCAGCAGATTTTGACAAAAATATATCTAAAGAGGAATGTTTTGAAAATGTTATAAAAAACACCAATAATGGAAGCATAATTGTTTTTCACGACAGTATAAAAGCTAAAGAAAAGCTTTACTATGCATTACCAAAAATTCTTGAAGAATATACTAAGAAAGGATACCTTTTTAAAGCTATTCCTTAA